A window of Adhaeribacter arboris genomic DNA:
AAAACTTTCTGACGTAATTACCGCCCCACTATTGTTAGCAGTATTTGGTTATGCTACCGCACAAACCAGCAGTACCGTATCAGTTAAAACAAAACAAACCACAACTACTAATTCTTCCACTCCGGCCAGTAGCAAAACACAAGAGGAGTTGATGAAAATTACCCAAGAATTAACCAATGCCGATTCACGTGATATTAAAAAAGTATTCGAAAAATATTTAGCCGATAATTATTTTCATACCGGTCCTGGAGGAAAAATAGTTAAGAAAGCCGAGGTCCTAAAAAGTATTGAAGAACCGGAAACGGCCACATACCTAGGTACCGATTTCGAGGACATTCAGGTACAGGATTACGGTAATACTGCCGGCCTGAGTTTAAAAGGTAATTACCACTCGGAAAGGAACGGGGAGAAAATTACCGAGTCCTATCGAGCCACTGATGTATTTATTAAACAGAAGGGGGAGGGGAAGATTCTTTCCGTCATCTCTCCACTAGACCCGTTGAGGGTGCGGAAAAAGAACTGCACCGGTTAGGCTATAAATTATTGGCCGAAAAGAAAATAAAGGAAGCCATTGAGGTATTTAAGCTAAACGTAAAATTTTATTCGGAATCGGCCAATACTTACAATAGTCTCGCAGAGGCGTATGCTGCTGCCGGCAATAATACCCTAGCCATCGAAAATTATGGGCACTCCTTAAAGCTTAGCCCGCAAAACGAAAACGGTAAAACGGAACGGGCCAAGTTAAAAGCAAAATAATTAAAAGCAGTTCATCAAGTAAAAACAGCTTTCAACTTTCCATTTAGATTGGCGCGGTAAAGGAAACGGAAATCTAAAGATACAAAAGCCCTCAAAATTCATATGTCAGGAAGAAAACTAATACCCAATCGCTTCAAGTAGCTGCCATAACGAAGGATATTAAACCCGCCGGGTTTGGGCAATTATTTTAATCAACCTTATGGAAGGCAACTAATACTATTGGGTATAAGCAGTGGAAAATGCCGGCCAAAAGCGTGGAGGTGATGGAAGCAATTAATAAATAGTTGATAGACCTTTTATTTTCACGCGGTGATTAGGAAGGGTAATTTAATCACGAAAGCTCAAATTGATCAATCGCTGCTAGCGTTAAAAGAACGGGCAGCCCCGTAGAAAAATGAAGATATTTCTAAAGTATCCAATATGGCACATTCTTCTAAAATAATGATGCTGGTGATCTTAAGTGTTAGGAGCCTGCTCCAAATTAGCAGTGCCCAAGCGTCTATCCGGAATGATTCTTTAGCGCAAATACTAACCGTTAAAGAAAAACAGATGTTCGATGCCATCACCCAGGGAAATAGAAAAAAAGCTCAACTTCTCATGGGCCAGGACTATTTTACCATTAATGCTGATGGAACAACCCAAGGAAAGGATGAAGTGTTAAAAAATATAGAAAAATTTAAAGGAGCGACGTATCAGCTATCGAACCAAAAAATAAGAATATATGGTACTACCGCTATTATCAACGGCAAAGCCAAGTTCTACTTAAAGTATATCTTAGTGGCCGAAATATTTTACACCCAAATATGGGCTTTTCGCCATAACAAATGGCAGTATGTGGGTTGGCAAGGAACAATGACCGGATGGCCTACTTATTATGCGAGTATTCTCACGGCTATAGCCCTTGTAACAATAATTTCCCTTATTCTACTATTCACCGGATACTTAAAGAAACAGGTTAAACGCATTTAGAAATGCTAGGGCAACTTTGCTAATACCGAACTGGATTGACTAGTTTACCTAGCGGGGTATGAAAGGAGAAGCAAACCCACTGGGTTTAGAAAATTATTGTCCGAAACCTAAGCTCTGGCTACGCCCATCAAACTTACTCTCTTCTCTTCCGTCCTCCTGCTGGAAGGATCTAAGCGGCAGAAACGAAGAATTCAAGCGAAGTAGTACCGGGCCAGCAAGCCGTGCTTGACTTTTTCCTGAAAGAAAATCCAGACCAACTGGAAGAAATAGTTATTTCGGGAAGCCGCAATAATTACAAAATCGATGCCCTTTCTTCCAGTTTAAGAATTAACACTCCTTTGCTGGAAACACCCCAGATTATTCAGGTAGTTATCAATGATGTTCTTCGCGATCAGCAGGTAATCAGCAGGAGGGATGGGGTTATCCGGAATGTAAGCGGAGCCTATCGCTTGGAACACTGGGCCGACCTGTATACCAATATTGTAGCCAGAGGTTTGCAGATGCAGGCTTTCCGGAATGGTTTTAATGCCGTTAATTCTTACTGGGGACCGTTCACCGAAGATATAAGTTTTGTGGATCACATTGAATTTGTGAAAGGTCCAGCCGGGTTTATGCTCTCCAATGGCGATCCCAGTAGCCTCTACAACGTTGTAACGAAGAAACCTACCGGCCGTTCGACGGGAGAAGTAGCTTTTACGGTTGGCAGCTTTGACCTGTATCGTACCTCGCTGGATCTGGATAACCGCTTATCGAAGGATGGAAGAATTTTGTACCGGCTTAATTTAGCCGCTCAAAATCGGAAATCGCACCGGCCACATGAGTACAACGACCGGTACGTAATTGCCCCCGTTATTTCGTACCAACTCGACGATAAAACGAAGTTAACGGCCGAGTATACGTACCAGCGGGCTAACATGAGTAACGTAGGTTCTTTCTACGTTTTCGATACTAAAGGTTTTGCCACTTTACCGGTAGATTTTACCATGATGCCAGTTGGGCTTCCCGGATCAATCATAAACGATCACAGTGCCTTAGTTACCCTAATCTTACGGCGGTTTGCCGCTTAATAGTATATGGGCCATTTTTGATCTGGTAACGATCATGGTGCTTATCTCCGGCCTCTATCTTTGGTTTGCCCGCCGGAAAGCAAAAGCCCAGCAAATAGCCCAATTAATTAATGTAAAATACGGAATCACTCACCCTCGCCACCGCTCAGGTAAATGGTATTAAGATATTAGCGTTTTATGAAATTGTGAGAAATGCCGACTGTATTAGGCTTCATCACAATGGTAGGATTGGTACTAGCTATAGTTGGAGTTAGTATCTGGCACTTTTTATCGTGGATTGTGTTAAGCGTACCAATCTATATAATACTAAAATACGGAAGACGGTTCTTTAAATAGATTTTCCGGAATACTCCGTTTAATGGGGTAGTAACTCGTTTTATTTTATAGTATTAGCAACGCAAGCGAAAAGCCGGGAAATTTCCCGGCTTTTCGCTTGCGTAATTTGCTTAAATATTAATCCCGAGGGAAGCGTTAAAACCGCGACCATCCGATGACCAGATACCCGGACCCGGGTAAAACGTGGGTCGTTTGGTAAAATAGTGCTTATCTAAAAGATTATTAACATTTACTCTCAAACGCACCTGCGGCGAAATCCGCCACGAGGCATTCACATCCACAATCCCGTAATCGGGTACTAAGCCCACGGCGCCCGTAGCCGAAGGGATACGGGTATTTAACGCATCCGCGTAGCTTTGGGCCGTATAGCTGTACAAGCCCGAAATACTCCAGTACTTATAGCTGTAAGTAACCCCATTGCGGCTAATCCAAGGCGGCGTGCTTTCGACGTGGTTGTTTTTGACGGAGATATTTTCGTTGCCTTGTCTTACTTGTGCTTCTAGGTAACGGGCATTCATGTAAGCGGTAGAAGTAAAAATAGATAACTGGCTATTAGCCGAAAAAGGGTACGTATATTCCACGAAAAGTTCGGCTCCGTTGGTTAAAGAATTACCAATATTGGTGCGGTATAGGTAGAAGTTACCGACTTCATCGGTTTGGTTTAAACTGCCTAACCGATTATTATAGCGCAACTGAAACCAGCTCACATCCCATTTCAAACCTGCCTTTTCTCCCCGGAAGCCGATTTCGGCATTGTAGCCACTGGCATCTTCCAGGTCTTTATCAATCCGTTCGTAGGTCGTAGCCGGAATGACATCCTTAAAGATGACCGGCCGGTACGCTTGGGAAAAACCCGCGTAAAAGTTTTGCTGAGTTCCTAACGGATAATCAGCATTAATACCTAATAAAGGAAAACGATGCTTAATAACGGTGGGTAACTGTTCGTCCTGGTAGTAGGTAATGTTACCACCCATGTCGGATTGGCCACTTTCTACCCGGATGCCCGGGCTAATCGAAAAAGAAGTTCCTATCTGGAACCGGTTTTCGGCAAAGAAGGCTAAGTTACGGGTTTTAAAGTGCATATCCCGGCCCCACTGCGGATTAGTTAAAGTTAAATCAAAATCGCTGCCCGTGGTACCTTTGCCTAATTGTTGCCGGTGCAAGTCATTACGCATGATTTGCAGACCCGTTACCAAAGTAGATAAAACGGAACCTACCTGGTAACTATGCGACACCCGGAGTTCGGAAGTATAACTGTTAAAATGATCAATATCTACTTGGCGCGGGGCGTAAGTCAGCGTAGCCAAATCAATGACGTCCTTCACGTTAGCGGGCTTATCAAACTGGACACTATTACGAGCTCCTAGTACGGCGGAAGTAACCCATTTGATGGTTGTGCGATTGGATAAACTGTAATCTATTGTAAAGGATGGCACGTAGATTTCGGGATTGAAGTAATTGCGACTACGGGTAGATTGGCGGGGATTAGCCTGAAACATACTATCGGTCAGCGGTCCCGGAATTTGGTAAACGTAATTGGAGCGACCTAATTCGGCCGTTAAGCGAAGGAGTTTGCTGGGTTGGTAGCGGAGTAAAAATCCTTGCGCATCGTAATCCGTGCGGCTGTGGTCGCGGTATCCATCCGACACGCGTTTATTGTAGTAAGCGTAATAACTAAACTTTCCTTTAGTACCGCTAATAGCATTATAAGTACTCACTAAACCGAAGGAACCAGCGGCATTAATGCTTTCTAAGCCAATGGTACGGGTAGAATCGGGTTGTTTGGTGACGTAATTGAGTAAGCCGCCAAACTGGGCACCGTATTGCAAAGCGCCGGTACCCCGGACCATTTCAATCCGCTCTACGGCTTCCATAGGAAGGCTATAATGCGAGGCGGGGTAGCCGTACATGTCGGAATTAGTGATAATGCCGTTCTTGCGAATGTTAAATTCCCAGCCCCGGTGCGGATCTAAGCCGCGCGTAGAAATATTCACCTGATTACCCGAACCATCCATGTCGTATACGAATACGCCGGGGACCTTAGCAAAAAGCTGGCGGGGTGTTTTCTCGGTGATATTGGCGTTTAAACCACTCAGATTTACTACCTCCGTTTTCTTGCCGGCAAAGAGAAAAGTTTCTTTTAAGCGGGGTAGCCGCTCGATGTTGGACTTACGGCCGGTAACGGTAATGGCTCGCAAGCGTTTGGTTTTGCTACTATCGGCCACTGATTGAGCCTGAAGCGAAAAAGTGAAGAAAAAAATAAAAACAAACAGGATAGATAAGTGCTTCATAATAGGCTGACTCTAAACCCGCAAGGTACTAAAATTGGGCGGGAAAAGCAGCCACTAACCACCGGAATTATTCTTTAAGTAACACGGAAGTTTGTTTGTGAAACGGCCATTTCTCTGGGTTTAAATTAGCCTTATGAAACATGAACTGCGCTTACAATCAAGGTTTTTAGATTATTATTTTAGTATAATCAGCGCAGTGCTCCCTCCACATCTTTTTAGAATGGGCCTTCCGAAGAGATAGTCTTGAGTTTAAACATTTTCCAGAGTAATTATTTGCAAGAATGAGTCAATTTTCCCCACTGGCAGTAGTTTGTTAATCTTCCCTTCACCTGGGCTTAATAATAGCTTAACATGGCTATTATAGCTTTGCGCCAAAAGCAAGATCCATGAAACAAACTTTATTATCTAAGAATTTTTGCGGGCGGATGAAATATTTTTTGCCCTTGATAATTTTTACTTTGTTTATTTCCCGGCATACTTTCGGCCAATCTGCCAAGCATGTTATTATTATCAGCATCGATGGTTTCCGGCCGGAGTTTTACCAGGATAACTCCTGGGCCGCTCCTAACCTGCAGCAGATGGCCGCCAATGGAGTACAGGCAAACGGGGTTAGAGGTGTTTTCCCGAGTGTAACCTACCCTTCGCATACCACTATTCTGACCGGCGTGATGCCCCTGCAGCACGGTATTTACTACAATGCGCCCTTTGAACCGAACGGGGCAACCGGACGCTGGTACTGGGAAGAAAACTTAATTAAAACCGAAACCTTATGGGATGCCGTCCGCAAAGCCGGTTTAAAATCGGCTTCTGTCTTCTGGCCGGTATCGGTGGGTGCTCCCGTGGACTATAACCTGCCGGAAGTGTGGTCGCTGGATAAGAATATGGACCGGGTAACTCCCATCCGGCAAGCAGCCCACCCCAAAGGACTTTTAGAAGAAATTGAACAAAATGCTACCGGCAAACTGCAGGAAAAAGATTTAAATAGTGATTACCTGATCGCCGACGAGAACGGCAGTCGGATGGCGGCCTATCTTCTGGAAACCTATAAGCCCAATTTACTAACCTTCCATGTTTTCGCGGTAGACCACGCGGCTCATCAGGAAGGCAGAGACGGCGAACACGTGCGAAAAGCAGTAGCTGCTGCCGATCGGGCAGTCGGTAATATCCTGGAAGCTATTGAAAAGGCGGGGATTAAAGAAAGTACCGCCGTTATTGTAACCGGCGATCATGGTTTTGTGGATATAAAACAAAGTTTTTCCCCTAATATTATTCTCGCGCAAAACGGCTTGATCGGAAAGGAAAAAGATAATTGGAAAGCTAAATTTCATACTTCCGGAGCCGCCGCTTTTTTACACCTTCAAAAGAAAGGGGACCAGCAAACGGTAAGTCAAGTTAAAAAGCTGCTAGCCGGTTTACCCGATTCCCAGAAGAAGTTGTTCCGAATAGTAGAGCGTCCGGAACTCGACAAAATAGGGGCAGATCAGAATGCTGTTCTGGCTTTAACGCCCATCCCCGGAGTAACCATGAGTGCAACTACCGAAGGCGATCTATTGAAAGCTGCCCAAGGGGGAACCCATGGTTTTTTCCCGGATTTCAAAGAAATTCAAACGGGCTTTGTGGGTTATGGCGCCGGATTTAAACCGAAAACGACTTTGCCTCTTTTGGGCTTGGAAGATATTGCCCCGTTGGTTTCCCGGCTCTTAGGAATTACGTCTCCGTCCGCTAAAGCGGCTAAACCTGACGTGTTAGAAGCAGCGGTGAAATAAAGGCTTCGTTACAGAAAAGGTTTAAACGATCTTATTCAGTAGAATAGGATCGTTTTTTTGTTTGTCAGGGACGATTGCGAATAATTAGCGCAAAAGAAGATTGTTTTTCTGCCCATGAGCTGGCCTTAGGTTACAAAGCATTATTTCCAAGGTATTTGGTTAGCCGAAGCGAATCTATTACTTGATAATTTACTTCATCCATAAGTTGGTATTTAGAATTTTTCGGGGGAAATCGGCGCCGGAACTTTGTTTTTAACCGGTTTAATGCTTTGCAGATAAGCAAAAATACTCCCTATATCCTGATTCGATAAGGCAGTGTAGTTGGTCCAAGGCATGGGTGGCAATAGAGGCCGGGTTCCTTCCAATCCTTTAAATTTGCCTTGCGTAATCGCCTTCCGGAATTGTTCTTCCGTCCAATTACCAATGCCGGTAGCATCGGGCGTTAAATTAGCGGCAAACGAAACGCCCCAAGGACCGGCGGCGGCCGTTAGATCGGGATAAAACATCGTAAATCCGGCAGGTATCAACTTGCTATCAAATTTTACCAGCGGCCGCTCCGCCGGAAAGCCAGATAAGAGGAGTTCCGGAATGATTTCCGGCCCAT
This region includes:
- a CDS encoding nuclear transport factor 2 family protein; the protein is MKKLSDVITAPLLLAVFGYATAQTSSTVSVKTKQTTTTNSSTPASSKTQEELMKITQELTNADSRDIKKVFEKYLADNYFHTGPGGKIVKKAEVLKSIEEPETATYLGTDFEDIQVQDYGNTAGLSLKGNYHSERNGEKITESYRATDVFIKQKGEGKILSVISPLDPLRVRKKNCTG
- a CDS encoding nuclear transport factor 2 family protein — its product is MAHSSKIMMLVILSVRSLLQISSAQASIRNDSLAQILTVKEKQMFDAITQGNRKKAQLLMGQDYFTINADGTTQGKDEVLKNIEKFKGATYQLSNQKIRIYGTTAIINGKAKFYLKYILVAEIFYTQIWAFRHNKWQYVGWQGTMTGWPTYYASILTAIALVTIISLILLFTGYLKKQVKRI
- a CDS encoding TonB-dependent siderophore receptor, producing MLDFFLKENPDQLEEIVISGSRNNYKIDALSSSLRINTPLLETPQIIQVVINDVLRDQQVISRRDGVIRNVSGAYRLEHWADLYTNIVARGLQMQAFRNGFNAVNSYWGPFTEDISFVDHIEFVKGPAGFMLSNGDPSSLYNVVTKKPTGRSTGEVAFTVGSFDLYRTSLDLDNRLSKDGRILYRLNLAAQNRKSHRPHEYNDRYVIAPVISYQLDDKTKLTAEYTYQRANMSNVGSFYVFDTKGFATLPVDFTMMPVGLPGSIINDHSALVTLILRRFAA
- a CDS encoding TonB-dependent receptor family protein encodes the protein MKHLSILFVFIFFFTFSLQAQSVADSSKTKRLRAITVTGRKSNIERLPRLKETFLFAGKKTEVVNLSGLNANITEKTPRQLFAKVPGVFVYDMDGSGNQVNISTRGLDPHRGWEFNIRKNGIITNSDMYGYPASHYSLPMEAVERIEMVRGTGALQYGAQFGGLLNYVTKQPDSTRTIGLESINAAGSFGLVSTYNAISGTKGKFSYYAYYNKRVSDGYRDHSRTDYDAQGFLLRYQPSKLLRLTAELGRSNYVYQIPGPLTDSMFQANPRQSTRSRNYFNPEIYVPSFTIDYSLSNRTTIKWVTSAVLGARNSVQFDKPANVKDVIDLATLTYAPRQVDIDHFNSYTSELRVSHSYQVGSVLSTLVTGLQIMRNDLHRQQLGKGTTGSDFDLTLTNPQWGRDMHFKTRNLAFFAENRFQIGTSFSISPGIRVESGQSDMGGNITYYQDEQLPTVIKHRFPLLGINADYPLGTQQNFYAGFSQAYRPVIFKDVIPATTYERIDKDLEDASGYNAEIGFRGEKAGLKWDVSWFQLRYNNRLGSLNQTDEVGNFYLYRTNIGNSLTNGAELFVEYTYPFSANSQLSIFTSTAYMNARYLEAQVRQGNENISVKNNHVESTPPWISRNGVTYSYKYWSISGLYSYTAQSYADALNTRIPSATGAVGLVPDYGIVDVNASWRISPQVRLRVNVNNLLDKHYFTKRPTFYPGPGIWSSDGRGFNASLGINI
- a CDS encoding alkaline phosphatase family protein, producing the protein MKQTLLSKNFCGRMKYFLPLIIFTLFISRHTFGQSAKHVIIISIDGFRPEFYQDNSWAAPNLQQMAANGVQANGVRGVFPSVTYPSHTTILTGVMPLQHGIYYNAPFEPNGATGRWYWEENLIKTETLWDAVRKAGLKSASVFWPVSVGAPVDYNLPEVWSLDKNMDRVTPIRQAAHPKGLLEEIEQNATGKLQEKDLNSDYLIADENGSRMAAYLLETYKPNLLTFHVFAVDHAAHQEGRDGEHVRKAVAAADRAVGNILEAIEKAGIKESTAVIVTGDHGFVDIKQSFSPNIILAQNGLIGKEKDNWKAKFHTSGAAAFLHLQKKGDQQTVSQVKKLLAGLPDSQKKLFRIVERPELDKIGADQNAVLALTPIPGVTMSATTEGDLLKAAQGGTHGFFPDFKEIQTGFVGYGAGFKPKTTLPLLGLEDIAPLVSRLLGITSPSAKAAKPDVLEAAVK
- a CDS encoding c-type cytochrome; this translates as MKNQLYFVLTWITMSLGGIMFSCSDAPKETTSRNTIEGATVIEDKIKRGSYLVKAMGCNDCHSPKKMSANGPEIIPELLLSGFPAERPLVKFDSKLIPAGFTMFYPDLTAAAGPWGVSFAANLTPDATGIGNWTEEQFRKAITQGKFKGLEGTRPLLPPMPWTNYTALSNQDIGSIFAYLQSIKPVKNKVPAPISPEKF